In Raphanus sativus cultivar WK10039 chromosome 5, ASM80110v3, whole genome shotgun sequence, the following proteins share a genomic window:
- the LOC108809150 gene encoding non-specific lipid transfer protein GPI-anchored 31, which yields MATPFSTLTPFLFILLLSIPIVLGASHHHTAAPAPAVDCSMLILNMADCLSFVSAGGTEAKPASSCCNGLKTVLKTDAECLCEAFKSSASLGVTLNMTKATTLPAACKLHAPSIAACGLSVAPTMAPGLAPGGAVAAAGPDLVNVLAPNPSPGNDGSSLVPISFTTVLSAAFFLLFLSRV from the exons ATGGCCACTCCCTTCTCTACCTTGACACCTTTTCTTTTCATACTCCTTCTCTCCATCCCTATCGTTCTTGGCGCTTCTCATCACCACACTGCGGCTCCAGCTCCTGCCGTAGACTGTTCGATGCTCATACTCAACATGGCTGATTGTTTGTCTTTCGTTTCCGCTGGAGGCACGGAGGCTAAGCCGGCTAGTTCGTGCTGCAACGGGCTTAAGACGGTGCTCAAGACCGACGCAGAGTGTCTCTGTGAGGCGTTTAAAAGCAGCGCTTCTCTAGGCGTTACCTTGAACATGACTAAAGCAACTACACTTCCCGCTGCATGCAAGCTTCACGCTCCTTCTATCGCTGCTTGTGGAT TGTCCGTCGCTCCTACTATGGCTCCAG GTCTTGCTCCAGGAGGAGCTGTTGCAGCTGCTGGACCCGACTTAGTTAATGTTCTAGCTCCAAACCCATCTCCAGGGAACGACGGATCTTCCTTGGTTCCGATCTCCTTCACCACCGTACTCAGTGCTGCGTTCTTCCTATTGTTCTTGTCTCGTGTCTGA
- the LOC108810165 gene encoding uncharacterized protein LOC108810165 isoform X3: MSQRREVGEDGKELMFDHEAPFFSVTNPNAISLVHEWESLGFVSQWKQVFGSFDSASNMFLGFQQEGDHTNNNKYVGVPGMNSISKTLCNHSDLSHVFASVNRSINFIDHTSDLSWKDTILGKKNTTLHCY; the protein is encoded by the exons ATGTCTCAAAGAAG GGAGGTTGGGGAAGATGGGAAGGAGTTGATGTTCGACCATGAAGCTCCGTTTTTCTCTGTGACCAACCCTAATGCTATCTCCCTTGTTCACGAGTGGGAGTCTTTAGGTTTTGTTTCTCAATGGAAACAAGTTTTCGGCTCTTTCGATTCTGCCTCCAACATGTTTCTTGGCTTCCAACAG GAAGGGGATCacaccaacaacaacaagtaTGTGGGTGTTCCAGGCATGAACTCTATATCAAAGACCTTGTGCAACCACTCCG ACTTGTCTCATGTGTTTGCCTCGGTGAACAGAAGCATCAACTTCATTGATCATACTAGTGATCTTTCTTGGAAAGA CACTATACTTGGCAAGAAGAACACAACTCTTCACTGCTACTGA
- the LOC108810165 gene encoding uncharacterized protein LOC108810165 isoform X2: MSQRREVGEDGKELMFDHEAPFFSVTNPNAISLVHEWESLGFVSQWKQVFGSFDSASNMFLGFQQEGDHTNNNKYVGVPGMNSISKTLCNHSDLSHVFASVNRSINFIDHTSDLSWKEESNLLLLIQHYTWQEEHNSSLLLRNDQHQMLSKSLQARRGSY, from the exons ATGTCTCAAAGAAG GGAGGTTGGGGAAGATGGGAAGGAGTTGATGTTCGACCATGAAGCTCCGTTTTTCTCTGTGACCAACCCTAATGCTATCTCCCTTGTTCACGAGTGGGAGTCTTTAGGTTTTGTTTCTCAATGGAAACAAGTTTTCGGCTCTTTCGATTCTGCCTCCAACATGTTTCTTGGCTTCCAACAG GAAGGGGATCacaccaacaacaacaagtaTGTGGGTGTTCCAGGCATGAACTCTATATCAAAGACCTTGTGCAACCACTCCG ACTTGTCTCATGTGTTTGCCTCGGTGAACAGAAGCATCAACTTCATTGATCATACTAGTGATCTTTCTTGGAAAGA AGAATCAAACCTATTGTTGTTGATCCAGCACTATACTTGGCAAGAAGAACACAACTCTTCACTGCTACTGAGAAACGACCAACACCAGATGCTTTCAAAGTCTTTACAG GCTCGCCGTGGATCGTACTAA
- the LOC108810165 gene encoding uncharacterized protein LOC108810165 isoform X1, giving the protein MSQRREVGEDGKELMFDHEAPFFSVTNPNAISLVHEWESLGFVSQWKQVFGSFDSASNMFLGFQQEGDHTNNNKYVGVPGMNSISKTLCNHSDLSHVFASVNRSINFIDHTSDLSWKDFIYCLYLRESNLLLLIQHYTWQEEHNSSLLLRNDQHQMLSKSLQARRGSY; this is encoded by the exons ATGTCTCAAAGAAG GGAGGTTGGGGAAGATGGGAAGGAGTTGATGTTCGACCATGAAGCTCCGTTTTTCTCTGTGACCAACCCTAATGCTATCTCCCTTGTTCACGAGTGGGAGTCTTTAGGTTTTGTTTCTCAATGGAAACAAGTTTTCGGCTCTTTCGATTCTGCCTCCAACATGTTTCTTGGCTTCCAACAG GAAGGGGATCacaccaacaacaacaagtaTGTGGGTGTTCCAGGCATGAACTCTATATCAAAGACCTTGTGCAACCACTCCG ACTTGTCTCATGTGTTTGCCTCGGTGAACAGAAGCATCAACTTCATTGATCATACTAGTGATCTTTCTTGGAAAGA ttttatttattgtttatatctCAGAGAATCAAACCTATTGTTGTTGATCCAGCACTATACTTGGCAAGAAGAACACAACTCTTCACTGCTACTGAGAAACGACCAACACCAGATGCTTTCAAAGTCTTTACAG GCTCGCCGTGGATCGTACTAA